The Flavobacterium faecale genome has a segment encoding these proteins:
- a CDS encoding N-acetylglucosamine kinase, which yields MRLLVDSGSTKADWIAIDDSGKVLFTTQTLGLNPEVLTKEVIIERINDRFDLQQSKDEATHLYFYGAGCGTDKMKANLTVVFKEYFSNATTVVVEEDTYAAVYATTPKNEKAIVCILGTGSNCSYFDGEVLHQKVQSLGYIIMDDCSGNVFGKELIRKYYFNKMPQELAVEFEKEYNLEADYLKNKLYKEPNPNAYMATFAKFLIQNKDNPFCQKIIKKGMKSFVKNYVQQFDNCKEVPVHFVGSIAYYLREELQVTFDKYGLQLGNVLRRPIDGLIAYHTANK from the coding sequence ATGAGATTATTAGTAGATAGCGGTTCAACTAAAGCAGATTGGATTGCGATAGATGATAGTGGTAAAGTATTATTTACAACGCAAACTTTAGGTTTAAACCCAGAGGTTTTAACCAAAGAGGTAATTATAGAACGTATCAATGATCGTTTTGACCTACAACAAAGTAAAGACGAAGCGACGCATTTGTACTTTTATGGTGCGGGCTGTGGAACGGATAAAATGAAAGCAAACCTTACGGTTGTTTTTAAAGAATATTTTTCGAATGCTACTACGGTCGTGGTCGAAGAAGATACCTATGCGGCAGTATATGCAACTACGCCAAAAAACGAAAAAGCAATTGTTTGTATCCTTGGTACAGGTTCTAATTGTAGTTATTTTGACGGTGAAGTATTACATCAAAAAGTACAATCATTGGGATACATAATCATGGATGATTGTAGCGGAAACGTATTTGGAAAAGAATTAATTAGAAAATACTATTTCAATAAAATGCCTCAAGAACTAGCAGTTGAATTCGAAAAAGAATACAACCTTGAAGCTGATTATTTGAAAAACAAATTATACAAAGAGCCAAATCCTAATGCGTACATGGCAACATTTGCTAAGTTTTTGATTCAAAATAAGGATAATCCATTTTGCCAAAAGATCATCAAGAAAGGGATGAAATCGTTTGTAAAAAATTATGTGCAACAATTTGACAACTGCAAAGAAGTTCCGGTACATTTTGTGGGTTCTATTGCTTACTATTTGAGAGAAGAGTTGCAAGTTACCTTTGATAAATACGGTTTACAATTAGGAAATGTATTAAGACGACCAATCGATGGTTTGATTGCTTATCATACTGCTAATAAATAA
- the gap gene encoding type I glyceraldehyde-3-phosphate dehydrogenase — protein MSKVKLGINGFGRIGRIVFRESFNRDNVEVVAINDLLDVDHLAYLLKYDSVHGRFNGTVEVKEGQLFVNGKNIRITAERNPADLKWNEVDVDVVAECTGFFTTVETANEHIKGGAKKVIISAPSADAPMFVMGVNHTEAKASDLIVSNASCTTNCLAPLAKVINDNFGIVEALMTTVHATTSTQMTTDGPSRKDWRGGRAASCNIIPSSTGAAKAVGKVIPELNGKLTGMAFRVPTTDVSAVDLTVKVAKETSYEEIMATLKKASETTMKGVLGFTEDLVVSQDFVGDSRTSIIDANAGIGLNSTFFKIISWYDNEYGYSSKLIDLSVHITGLK, from the coding sequence ATGTCAAAAGTAAAATTAGGAATAAACGGTTTTGGTAGAATTGGAAGAATTGTATTTAGAGAGTCTTTTAACAGAGACAATGTAGAAGTTGTAGCAATCAACGATTTATTAGATGTTGATCACTTAGCTTACTTATTAAAATACGATTCAGTTCACGGACGTTTCAATGGTACTGTTGAAGTAAAAGAAGGACAATTATTCGTAAATGGAAAAAATATCCGTATCACTGCTGAGAGAAATCCTGCAGATTTGAAATGGAATGAAGTTGATGTTGATGTAGTTGCAGAATGTACAGGTTTCTTTACAACTGTTGAAACTGCAAATGAGCACATCAAAGGTGGTGCTAAGAAAGTAATTATTTCTGCTCCTTCTGCTGATGCTCCAATGTTTGTAATGGGTGTAAACCATACTGAAGCTAAAGCTTCTGACTTGATCGTTTCTAACGCATCTTGTACTACAAACTGTTTAGCTCCATTGGCTAAAGTAATCAATGATAACTTCGGAATCGTTGAAGCTTTAATGACTACTGTTCATGCTACAACATCTACGCAAATGACTACTGATGGTCCTTCAAGAAAAGACTGGAGAGGTGGACGTGCTGCATCTTGTAACATTATCCCATCATCTACTGGAGCTGCAAAAGCAGTTGGAAAAGTAATTCCAGAATTGAATGGAAAATTAACTGGTATGGCTTTCCGTGTACCTACAACTGATGTATCTGCTGTAGATTTAACTGTAAAAGTAGCAAAAGAAACTTCTTATGAAGAAATCATGGCTACATTGAAAAAAGCTTCTGAAACTACAATGAAAGGTGTTTTAGGATTTACTGAAGATTTAGTTGTTTCTCAAGATTTCGTTGGAGATTCTAGAACTTCTATCATCGATGCAAACGCTGGAATTGGATTGAACTCTACTTTCTTCAAAATCATCTCTTGGTATGACAATGAATATGGTTACTCAAGTAAATTAATTGATCTTTCTGTACATATTACAGGATTGAAATAA
- a CDS encoding (Fe-S)-binding protein, with protein MSENLIVPTMAEMLAQGKQPEVLFWVGCAGSFDDRAKKITKAFVRILNRANVPFAVLGTEESCTGDPAKRAGNEFLFQMQAMMNIEVLNAYEAKKIVTACPHCFNTLKNEYPELGGQYEVVHHTEFLKSLLDDGRLTIEGGQFKGKRITFHDPCYLGRANKIYEAPRDLIAKLDSELVEMKRSRANGLCCGAGGAQMFKDAEPGNKEVNVLRTEDALETTPEIIATGCPFCNTMMTDGIKNKEKEGEVKVMDIAELIANAQDL; from the coding sequence ATGTCTGAAAATTTAATCGTTCCTACAATGGCAGAAATGCTAGCACAAGGAAAACAACCAGAGGTTTTATTTTGGGTAGGATGTGCCGGAAGTTTTGATGATAGAGCAAAAAAAATAACCAAAGCATTTGTACGTATTCTTAATCGTGCCAATGTACCTTTTGCGGTATTAGGTACCGAGGAAAGTTGTACTGGTGATCCAGCTAAAAGAGCAGGAAATGAGTTTTTGTTTCAAATGCAAGCCATGATGAATATCGAAGTGCTTAATGCGTATGAAGCTAAAAAAATTGTTACGGCTTGCCCTCACTGTTTCAATACATTGAAAAATGAATATCCAGAATTAGGTGGACAATATGAAGTGGTACATCATACAGAGTTTCTAAAATCATTATTGGATGATGGACGCTTGACAATCGAAGGTGGACAATTCAAAGGAAAAAGAATTACTTTTCATGATCCTTGTTACTTGGGTAGAGCCAACAAAATTTATGAAGCTCCAAGAGATTTAATTGCAAAATTAGACTCAGAGTTAGTGGAGATGAAACGTTCTCGTGCAAATGGATTGTGTTGTGGTGCTGGTGGAGCACAAATGTTTAAAGATGCAGAACCAGGTAATAAAGAGGTAAATGTTTTGCGTACTGAAGATGCACTAGAAACAACACCAGAAATTATTGCAACAGGATGCCCATTTTGTAACACCATGATGACTGACGGAATCAAGAACAAAGAAAAAGAAGGTGAAGTAAAAGTGATGGATATTGCAGAATTAATTGCAAACGCTCAGGACTTGTAA
- a CDS encoding Rid family detoxifying hydrolase has translation MKKIIFTEAAPAPIGPYNQAVLKNDTLYISGQIAINPVTNELVNESIIAETKQVMENLKAVLETAGMTFEHVVKATIFIMDMNDFAAINGVYGSYLNEKTAPARETVQVACLPKNVNVEISMIAML, from the coding sequence ATGAAAAAAATTATTTTTACCGAAGCTGCACCAGCACCAATTGGACCGTACAATCAAGCAGTCCTAAAAAACGACACATTGTATATTTCAGGTCAAATAGCTATTAATCCCGTTACAAATGAGCTCGTTAATGAATCAATCATTGCAGAGACAAAACAAGTAATGGAAAACCTGAAAGCAGTACTAGAAACCGCTGGTATGACCTTTGAGCACGTAGTTAAAGCAACCATTTTTATCATGGATATGAATGACTTTGCAGCAATTAACGGCGTTTACGGATCTTATTTAAACGAAAAAACCGCTCCAGCTCGTGAAACGGTTCAAGTGGCATGTTTGCCAAAGAATGTAAATGTAGAAATTTCTATGATTGCAATGTTATAG
- a CDS encoding methylglyoxal synthase, with translation MEIAIIAHDGKKVDMVQFLNKNIDILNTEKIKIIATGTTGGKAVNAGFKVKKMLSGPMGGDAQIAARVAEGKTKMVLFFKDPLASHAHEVDINMLLRVCDVHNVPIATNEASAQLLLNAIAITLQS, from the coding sequence ATGGAAATAGCAATTATAGCTCACGATGGTAAGAAAGTTGATATGGTTCAATTCTTGAATAAAAATATTGATATTTTAAATACCGAAAAAATTAAAATTATTGCCACAGGTACAACAGGTGGTAAAGCAGTAAATGCTGGTTTTAAAGTAAAAAAGATGTTATCTGGCCCAATGGGTGGTGATGCTCAAATTGCCGCTAGAGTAGCAGAAGGGAAGACTAAAATGGTCTTGTTTTTTAAAGATCCTTTGGCGAGTCATGCACATGAGGTAGACATAAATATGCTCCTACGTGTATGTGATGTACACAATGTGCCTATCGCTACAAACGAAGCCTCGGCACAGTTGTTACTTAATGCAATTGCTATAACATTGCAATCATAG
- a CDS encoding (Fe-S)-binding protein yields the protein MDYLDNLLFAILLIGSFGYFFSNITKIKRNINLGIDVDRTDNPKARWTNMAMIALGQSKMVKRPVAGILHIIVYVGFVIINIEMLEIIIDGLFGTHRVFSVIGSLYGVLIGSFEILAFLVLVAVIVFWIRRNGIKLKRFINPDLNGFAKNDANYILYFEMVLMTLFLVMNATDSHFQMSNSGNVISQFIAPLFSGVSPESLEMIERTAWWLHISGILVFLNYLYFSKHLHILLAFPNTYFADLNPLGQLSNLEAVTKEVKLMMDPNADPFAAPAPAEGEVPAKFGASDVQDLNWVQLLNAYTCTECGRCTSSCPANQTGKKLSPRKIMMDTRDRLEEVGKNIDANKGIFIPDNKTLLNDYITPEELWACTSCNACVEECPVNISPLSIIMDMRRYLVMEQSAAPMPLNAMMTNVENNGAPWQYNQQDRLNWKNEE from the coding sequence ATGGATTATTTAGATAATTTGTTATTTGCCATTTTATTAATCGGTAGTTTTGGTTACTTTTTTTCGAACATTACAAAAATCAAACGAAATATCAACTTAGGTATTGATGTTGACCGTACCGACAACCCCAAAGCACGTTGGACAAATATGGCGATGATTGCCTTAGGTCAATCAAAGATGGTCAAGAGGCCCGTAGCTGGTATTTTGCACATTATTGTATATGTTGGTTTTGTAATCATTAATATTGAAATGCTCGAAATCATTATCGATGGTCTGTTCGGTACGCACAGAGTATTTTCGGTTATCGGTTCGTTGTATGGTGTTTTAATTGGTTCTTTTGAAATCCTTGCCTTTTTGGTTTTGGTTGCTGTAATCGTTTTTTGGATACGTAGAAACGGAATCAAACTAAAACGTTTTATCAATCCAGATCTAAATGGTTTTGCAAAAAATGATGCAAATTATATCTTGTATTTCGAAATGGTATTAATGACACTTTTCTTGGTCATGAATGCTACAGATAGTCATTTTCAAATGAGCAATTCTGGAAACGTAATTTCGCAATTTATTGCACCTTTATTTTCGGGCGTATCTCCAGAATCTTTGGAAATGATCGAAAGAACTGCGTGGTGGTTGCATATTTCGGGAATTTTAGTATTCTTGAATTACCTTTATTTCTCAAAGCACCTTCATATTCTATTGGCTTTTCCTAATACGTATTTTGCAGACTTAAATCCATTAGGACAGTTAAGTAATCTTGAAGCGGTTACTAAAGAAGTAAAACTAATGATGGATCCAAATGCAGATCCATTTGCAGCGCCTGCACCTGCAGAAGGTGAAGTGCCTGCTAAGTTTGGTGCTAGTGACGTGCAAGATCTTAATTGGGTACAATTGCTAAATGCGTATACTTGTACAGAATGTGGTCGTTGTACTTCGTCATGTCCAGCCAATCAAACAGGAAAGAAATTGTCTCCTCGTAAAATCATGATGGATACGAGAGATCGTTTGGAAGAAGTAGGTAAAAATATTGATGCCAACAAAGGAATCTTCATTCCAGATAACAAAACATTATTAAACGATTACATCACTCCAGAAGAGTTGTGGGCATGTACATCATGTAACGCTTGTGTGGAAGAATGTCCGGTAAATATAAGTCCGCTTTCTATCATTATGGATATGCGTCGCTACTTGGTGATGGAGCAAAGTGCCGCACCAATGCCATTGAACGCAATGATGACCAATGTAGAAAATAATGGAGCTCCTTGGCAGTACAACCAACAAGATCGTTTGAACTGGAAAAATGAAGAATAA
- a CDS encoding N-acetylmuramoyl-L-alanine amidase family protein produces MYTFKNIKVIFTFLTIISSLATFSQSGVFKVTLDAGHGAHDFGAVYSGHVEKNIALAIVLKVGKMLETYPKIDVNYTRKTDVFIDLVERANIANRDNASIFVSIHCNANKNTSADGTETYVMGMNKIASNLEAAKKENSVITLEKDYKRKYEGFDPNSPETMIGMKLMQEEYLENSISLASKVEDEFEKLGKKIRGGGVKQAPFMVLHKAYMPRVLIETGFISNPTEGALLDSENGQLEVARAITNAIMRYKNEYYGSANEVEPVRVAPKPVVKDSTPSKSTVDSVKAITNATSATGDTVFKIQITAISKKLSLTPKNFKGLNSLSVDYDNNLYRYMYGKTSDYNEAKKLLEEAKAKGYEFAFITAFVGGKKVSVQDAIK; encoded by the coding sequence ATGTATACTTTCAAAAATATTAAAGTAATTTTTACTTTTCTGACAATTATAAGTTCACTAGCCACATTTAGTCAATCCGGAGTATTTAAGGTCACCTTAGATGCAGGACACGGAGCACACGATTTTGGTGCCGTGTACAGCGGTCATGTGGAGAAAAATATTGCACTAGCAATTGTGTTGAAAGTGGGTAAAATGCTTGAAACTTATCCCAAAATAGATGTCAATTATACTCGTAAGACAGATGTTTTTATTGATTTGGTCGAAAGAGCAAATATTGCCAATAGAGATAATGCCAGTATTTTTGTTTCTATTCACTGTAATGCCAATAAAAACACCTCTGCAGATGGAACGGAGACTTATGTAATGGGTATGAATAAAATTGCATCCAATCTAGAGGCTGCAAAAAAGGAGAACTCGGTTATTACGCTTGAGAAAGATTATAAACGAAAATACGAAGGATTTGATCCCAACTCACCTGAAACCATGATTGGTATGAAGTTGATGCAGGAAGAATACTTAGAAAATAGTATTTCCTTGGCTAGTAAAGTAGAAGATGAATTTGAAAAGTTAGGTAAGAAAATTAGAGGAGGAGGAGTAAAGCAAGCCCCTTTTATGGTATTGCATAAAGCCTATATGCCAAGGGTTTTGATTGAAACTGGTTTTATTTCTAATCCTACTGAGGGAGCTTTATTGGATTCTGAAAATGGACAGTTAGAAGTGGCACGTGCCATTACTAATGCTATAATGAGATATAAAAATGAATATTATGGATCTGCAAATGAGGTAGAGCCAGTAAGAGTGGCTCCAAAACCAGTGGTAAAGGATTCTACTCCTTCAAAAAGTACAGTTGACTCGGTTAAGGCGATTACTAATGCAACTTCCGCAACTGGGGATACCGTTTTCAAAATTCAAATTACTGCGATCAGTAAAAAATTATCATTGACACCTAAAAATTTTAAAGGATTAAATTCGTTGTCTGTGGACTACGATAATAATTTATACCGTTATATGTATGGTAAAACCAGTGACTATAACGAAGCCAAAAAGCTATTGGAAGAAGCAAAAGCTAAGGGGTATGAATTTGCTTTTATCACTGCATTTGTCGGAGGTAAAAAAGTGAGCGTTCAAGACGCTATCAAATAA
- a CDS encoding MlaD family protein has translation MKLTREIKTAILVIASILLFIWGYSFLKGRDLFTSYKTFYVEYDNVEGLAASAPVTLNGLVIGKLNGITISETTGKLMVEMRVKTDFPISKASKAIIYEPGFIGGKQIAIEPNFEDKQLAESGDKLNGNVRPGLTQKLGEQLVPLQAKVEKLITNADQLITGINTVLDQKAQQDLKKSLAELSQTMEQFHKASTSVNGMLDDNKGQIKGMVANFNKVSGDFSKISDSINKANVGKTIRTLNATLGKVNGIMAGIESGKGTMGKLMKDDALYNNFTKTSKELELLLQDVRLYPTRYINVSVFGKKNKPYKGPENDTISIK, from the coding sequence TTGAAATTAACGAGAGAGATCAAAACGGCAATCCTAGTTATTGCTTCTATACTTTTATTCATTTGGGGTTATAGTTTCTTAAAAGGAAGAGACTTATTTACTAGTTATAAAACTTTTTATGTAGAGTACGATAATGTTGAAGGTCTTGCAGCATCGGCACCTGTAACATTGAATGGTTTGGTAATTGGAAAATTAAACGGAATCACGATTAGCGAAACTACTGGTAAATTAATGGTGGAGATGCGTGTGAAGACTGATTTTCCGATTTCAAAAGCTAGTAAAGCAATTATCTACGAACCTGGTTTTATTGGTGGTAAGCAAATTGCTATTGAACCAAATTTTGAAGACAAACAACTAGCTGAATCTGGAGATAAATTAAACGGAAATGTGCGTCCAGGTTTAACTCAAAAATTAGGTGAACAATTGGTACCATTACAAGCAAAGGTGGAGAAATTAATCACAAATGCAGATCAATTAATTACAGGAATCAACACGGTCCTAGATCAAAAAGCACAACAAGATTTAAAAAAGAGTTTGGCAGAGTTGAGTCAAACCATGGAACAATTTCATAAAGCGTCTACTAGTGTAAACGGTATGCTTGATGATAATAAAGGACAGATTAAAGGAATGGTGGCTAACTTCAATAAAGTTTCGGGTGATTTTTCTAAAATTTCAGACTCGATCAACAAAGCTAATGTAGGGAAAACAATTCGTACCTTAAATGCAACTTTAGGAAAAGTAAACGGGATAATGGCTGGTATTGAATCTGGAAAAGGAACGATGGGCAAGTTGATGAAAGATGATGCTCTGTATAATAACTTTACCAAAACCTCAAAAGAACTTGAACTCTTATTGCAAGATGTACGTCTATATCCTACACGTTACATAAACGTTTCCGTTTTTGGTAAAAAGAACAAACCATACAAAGGTCCTGAAAATGATACCATTTCTATAAAATAA
- a CDS encoding putative LPS assembly protein LptD: MQTNLFNIVLLSFLLSLGCSSVYSQDLKKKPSAIPAQKQVDKPIVSPINETKTLKKVGDTIIKKDSLKSNKNILEGKVVYKADQYSRIDQKKKHITLYDKAELYYKDIELKAGIIILDYEKNEVYAGRIKDSTGKLTQYPNFKQGSNVIEPDSIRFNFKTKKALIWNSRTDQGEFKVKAQVTKKENDSVYFLKNARFTTSTNVDNPEYYFQTSKVKFIPGKKVITGLTHMVIANVPTPIAMPFAYFPMSKETSVSGILLPSYNDSNTRGFSLQNGGYYFALSDQYDLTVMGDYYTNGSYGMRFESAYAKRYNYRGNVNIRYENLISSERGFPDYSKQKIYNIQWSHSRDSKANPNSSFSASVNLGSSKYFTQSINQANVGSTLNNTLSSSVSYSKTFNSVPEVRMSLSATHSQNTQTQVIDMTLPTLQLSVDRIYPFAGKDEVKKGFIKNINFQYNLNGRNSVTTTDSLFFKPQMFRDAKIGAQHTIPISTNFKLFKYFSATTTANYEEVWYLQTLKRFYDTDKSAVVEETINGFDAFRTYSFSSSLGTTIYGTFNFGDDKRIKSIRHVMRPSLSYSYTPSFEKYYDTYASDASGKMAQYTRFENGIYGSPGLTNASNVGISISNTFEAKVTDSDSTKVEAKKIMLLNNLNVSTSYDLNADGKTTLAWAPVRVSGGTQLFKDKLNMNFATTLDPYAIDNSGTRINTFNVNNGGSLFRMTSANMTLNYAISSKEKDKKDKNSQTTRNGGREDDLFGTNNGFGNNQPSQFDGSEEEGDDKISEFFTSNLPWDMTFAYALTYGNSNREKTITGNSVMISANTDLTPKWKVGMSTGYDFVQKGVTYTQLRFERDLASWRMSFNWTPFGTNANWNFFIGIKSGVLSDVKWNKNSAVRR; this comes from the coding sequence TTGCAGACAAACTTATTTAATATCGTTTTACTATCGTTTCTCCTAAGTCTAGGATGTAGCAGTGTATATTCACAAGACTTAAAGAAAAAGCCAAGCGCTATACCCGCTCAAAAACAAGTAGATAAGCCAATAGTTAGTCCAATCAACGAGACTAAAACCTTAAAGAAAGTTGGTGATACTATTATAAAGAAAGACAGTTTAAAATCAAACAAGAATATACTTGAGGGTAAAGTGGTCTATAAAGCAGATCAATATTCGCGTATTGACCAAAAGAAAAAGCACATAACACTATACGATAAAGCTGAATTATACTACAAAGACATTGAGTTAAAAGCTGGAATCATTATACTTGATTACGAAAAGAATGAAGTATATGCGGGACGAATCAAAGATTCAACCGGTAAACTAACGCAATACCCTAATTTCAAACAGGGATCAAATGTTATTGAGCCCGATTCTATTCGCTTCAATTTTAAAACAAAAAAGGCTTTAATTTGGAACTCAAGAACCGATCAAGGCGAATTTAAAGTAAAAGCGCAAGTTACTAAGAAGGAAAACGATTCTGTTTATTTTCTAAAAAATGCACGCTTCACAACCTCTACAAACGTAGACAATCCTGAATACTATTTCCAAACTAGTAAAGTGAAATTTATACCCGGAAAAAAAGTAATTACAGGTTTGACTCATATGGTAATCGCCAACGTCCCTACACCGATCGCAATGCCTTTTGCCTATTTTCCGATGAGTAAAGAGACTAGCGTTTCTGGTATTTTACTACCGAGTTACAACGACTCCAATACCCGTGGTTTTTCATTGCAAAACGGTGGATACTATTTTGCGTTAAGTGATCAGTATGATTTGACGGTGATGGGTGATTATTATACCAATGGTAGTTACGGAATGCGTTTTGAATCGGCTTATGCCAAAAGATACAATTACCGCGGAAATGTAAACATTCGATATGAAAACCTAATTTCAAGTGAAAGAGGTTTTCCTGATTATTCGAAACAAAAAATATATAATATTCAGTGGTCGCATTCAAGAGATTCAAAAGCAAATCCAAATTCGAGTTTTTCAGCCTCTGTGAACCTTGGTAGTAGTAAATATTTTACACAATCAATCAATCAGGCCAATGTGGGATCTACATTAAACAATACTTTGAGTTCGTCTGTATCGTATTCGAAAACATTTAATTCTGTTCCTGAGGTTCGAATGTCACTATCGGCAACGCATTCTCAAAATACACAAACACAAGTTATCGACATGACCTTGCCGACCTTGCAGTTAAGTGTTGATCGAATTTATCCATTTGCAGGTAAAGATGAAGTTAAAAAAGGGTTTATTAAAAACATCAACTTTCAATACAACTTAAACGGAAGAAATAGTGTAACGACTACAGATTCGTTATTTTTTAAACCACAAATGTTTAGAGATGCTAAAATTGGAGCGCAGCATACGATTCCGATTAGTACCAACTTTAAATTATTCAAGTACTTTAGTGCAACGACCACTGCAAACTATGAAGAAGTTTGGTATTTGCAAACACTTAAAAGATTTTATGACACCGATAAAAGCGCTGTTGTAGAAGAAACTATAAATGGTTTCGATGCCTTCAGAACGTACTCTTTTTCATCAAGTTTGGGAACAACAATATATGGTACGTTTAACTTCGGAGACGACAAACGCATAAAATCTATTCGACACGTAATGCGTCCGTCGTTATCATACAGTTATACGCCAAGTTTTGAAAAATATTACGACACCTATGCTTCAGATGCAAGTGGAAAAATGGCTCAATACACACGTTTTGAGAATGGAATTTACGGATCACCTGGTCTTACCAACGCTAGTAATGTTGGTATCTCGATAAGCAATACATTTGAAGCGAAAGTAACCGACAGTGACAGTACGAAAGTTGAGGCGAAAAAAATAATGCTTTTGAATAACTTAAATGTATCAACGAGTTATGACCTAAACGCAGATGGGAAAACAACGCTCGCTTGGGCACCTGTACGTGTGAGCGGTGGTACACAATTGTTCAAAGACAAACTGAACATGAATTTTGCAACTACACTTGACCCTTATGCCATCGACAATTCAGGGACTAGAATAAATACTTTTAACGTTAATAACGGCGGAAGTCTTTTTCGAATGACAAGCGCAAATATGACCTTAAACTACGCTATTTCGAGTAAGGAAAAAGATAAGAAAGATAAGAACTCCCAAACCACCCGAAACGGAGGTCGAGAGGATGATTTATTCGGAACCAATAACGGCTTTGGTAACAATCAACCAAGTCAATTTGATGGAAGTGAGGAAGAAGGAGACGACAAAATTTCTGAATTTTTTACCTCTAATTTACCTTGGGACATGACTTTTGCTTACGCCCTAACCTATGGAAATAGTAATAGAGAAAAAACCATAACAGGAAACTCTGTGATGATCTCTGCTAATACCGATTTGACACCAAAATGGAAAGTCGGAATGTCTACTGGTTATGATTTTGTACAAAAAGGAGTTACCTATACACAACTCCGTTTTGAGCGTGACTTAGCAAGTTGGAGAATGAGTTTTAACTGGACACCCTTTGGAACTAACGCCAATTGGAACTTTTTTATCGGAATCAAATCTGGTGTTCTTAGTGATGTTAAGTGGAATAAAAACAGTGCTGTAAGAAGATAA
- the pfkA gene encoding 6-phosphofructokinase, with amino-acid sequence MTQKIKKIGVLTSGGDSPGMNAAIRSVVRTCAYHNIECIGIYRGYQGMIEGDFEEMGPRSVNNIINKGGTILKSARSAEFRTPEGRKKAYDNLVKANIDALVVIGGDGTFTGGLLFNSEYNFPVMGIPGTIDNDIYGTSHTLGYDTALNTVVEVIDKIRDTASSHNRLFFVEVMGRDAGHIALNAGIGAGAEEILIPEADLGLDRLLDSLKKSKASGKSSSIVVIAEGDKIGKNVFELKDYVEANLPEYDVRVSVLGHMQRGGAPSCFDRVLASRLGVKAVESLLDGVSNFMVGLSNDKVNLTPLAQAIKGKSEIDKELLRVSDIITT; translated from the coding sequence ATGACACAAAAGATTAAAAAGATAGGGGTATTGACTTCTGGGGGAGATTCTCCTGGGATGAATGCAGCTATTCGTTCAGTAGTTAGAACTTGTGCCTATCATAATATTGAATGCATTGGTATTTATAGAGGATATCAAGGTATGATTGAAGGAGATTTTGAAGAAATGGGACCTCGTTCCGTAAACAATATAATTAATAAAGGAGGAACAATTTTAAAATCGGCACGTTCAGCTGAATTTAGAACTCCTGAAGGAAGGAAGAAAGCATACGATAATTTAGTGAAAGCTAACATTGATGCTTTAGTAGTTATTGGTGGAGACGGTACTTTTACAGGAGGTTTGCTTTTTAACTCAGAATACAATTTTCCTGTAATGGGAATCCCTGGTACGATTGATAATGATATTTACGGTACAAGCCATACACTTGGATACGATACGGCCTTGAACACTGTAGTGGAAGTAATTGATAAAATTAGAGATACTGCTAGTTCACATAACCGATTGTTCTTTGTTGAAGTTATGGGAAGAGATGCAGGACATATCGCTTTAAATGCTGGTATTGGTGCTGGAGCAGAAGAAATTCTTATTCCAGAAGCAGACTTAGGATTGGATAGATTACTTGATTCATTGAAAAAAAGTAAAGCATCTGGTAAATCATCAAGTATCGTAGTAATTGCAGAAGGAGATAAAATTGGTAAAAATGTTTTCGAATTAAAAGACTACGTTGAAGCTAATTTACCTGAGTATGATGTACGAGTTTCTGTTTTAGGTCACATGCAACGTGGTGGTGCTCCTTCTTGTTTTGATAGAGTACTTGCAAGTCGTTTGGGTGTAAAAGCAGTAGAATCTTTGTTAGACGGTGTATCTAACTTTATGGTGGGTTTAAGTAATGATAAAGTAAACCTAACACCTTTAGCGCAAGCGATAAAAGGAAAATCAGAAATCGACAAAGAATTGTTGCGTGTATCTGATATTATCACAACATAA